One segment of Anopheles stephensi strain Indian chromosome 3, UCI_ANSTEP_V1.0, whole genome shotgun sequence DNA contains the following:
- the LOC118510913 gene encoding zinc finger and SCAN domain-containing protein 12-like, with protein sequence MTSSKCRFCLEPHCPEAGSVSVQNVPFSTAIKRVFSFEIKSEHNLPDHVCKVCSTKVWLFHTYSVLVEDNQRKLLQECTMASTIQSDDVDNASPNGTSTEHPQIKVEPQDEDSTTVDDTSANCEDALEATAQPVLEIDVADNITTEEYRIATNGEEINSVTTGKTSADTNLPLEDESTNTSNVLERDRTHEGEPGEAETTSANDSQQTSQDVSLPSNTVGPFACDHCERSFGSRKELKNHQRIHKTSECPICKKTIKGDFINQHIAVHNGTFRCDICDTPFGSRLTLRKHKDLRHADEDQPYDEAFHCSMCDRTFHNKTQLSVHRKTHLMKQCPMCLKQVRSMHLQSHISTHQGAHYCEPCQKAFSSRNNLLIHKKSKHSTVVQPVVACDQCELTFPTRAKLTVHQKVHLRKVCHVCGKSLRPNKMKEHLASHEGAFRCPDCDKTFTTKYSMQKHIRTSAQCGKETSDDESEPELTVALECRE encoded by the exons ATGACCTCTTCCAAGTGCCGATTCTGCCTAGAGCCGCATTGCCCTGAAGCCGGTAGCGTTTCCGTGCAGAACGTACCATTCAGCACCGCCATCAAGCGTGTATTCTCGTTTGAG ATAAAATCGGAACATAATTTACCCGACCATGTGTGTAAAGTATGTTCGACAAAGGTATGGCTATTCCATACCTACAGCGTACTGGTGGAAGATAATCAGCGTAAACTGCTACAAGAATGCACGATGGCGAGTACTATCCAAAGCGATGACGTAGATAACGCATCGCCTAATGGAACTTCAACTGAGCATCCTCAAATCAAAGTAGAACCACAGGACGAGGACAGCACCACGGTAGATGACACCTCCGCAAACTGTGAGGATGCTTTGGAAGCTACGGCTCAGCCAGTGTTAGAAATTGATGTAGCTGACAATATTACGACGGAAGAATACCGTATTGCAACAAACGGTGAGGAAATCAATTCAGTTACCACAGGTAAGACTTCCGCGGACACAAATCTGCCGCTAGAAGATGAAAGCACAAATACTAGCAACGTGTTGGAGCGTGATAGAACACACGAGGGCGAGCCAGGCGAAGCTGAAACAACTTCTGCGAACGATTCTCAACAAACCTCGCAAGATGTTTCCCTTCCCTCGAACACTGTCGGGCCGTTCGCGTGCGATCACTGTGAGCGATCGTTCGGCAGCCGAAAAGAGTTGAAAAACCATCAGCGTATCCACAAAACGAGCGAGTGTCCCATTTGCAAAAAAACGATTAAAGGGGACTTTATCAACCAGCATATAGCCGTACACAATGGCACGTTCCGGTGTGACATCTGTGACACTCCGTTCGGCAGTCGCCTCACCTTGCGAAAGCACAAAGACCTGAGGCACGCGGACGAAGATCAACCGTACGATGAAGCGTTTCACTGCAGCATGTGCGACCGGACATTTCACAACAAAACGCAATTGTCGGTGCATCGCAAGACGCACCTCATGAAACAGTGCCCGATGTGCTTGAAGCAGGTAAGAAGCATGCATCTGCAGAGTCACATTTCCACCCATCAGGgtgcgcactactgtgagccTTGCCAGAAAGCGTTTTCGTCGCGCAATAATTTATTGATTCATAAAAAATCTAAACATTCGACGGTGGTACAGCCGGTAGTGGCGTGCGATCAGTGCGAACTTACCTTTCCCACTCGGGCAAAGCTGACCGTTCATCAGAAGGTGCACCTGCGTAAAGTGTGTCATGTCTGTGGGAAATCATTACGGCCGAACAAGATGAAGGAGCATCTGGCTTCGCATGAAGGGGCGTTCCGGTGTCCGGACTGTGATAAGACGTTCACCACCAAGTACAGCATGCAGAAACACATCCGTACATCGGCGCAATGTGGAAAAGAAACAAGCGATGATGAATCAGAACCTGAGTTAACGGTAGCTTTAGAATGCCGGGAATGA
- the LOC118510914 gene encoding NTF2-related export protein gives MASAKIDNEMRTKIDTVCTTAEAFVKLYYDHVDKKRQHMAPLYMDTGLLVWNGNGAKGKDEIQKYFHELPRSEHTITTIDAQPIVDDAVSAQITFVMQVSGSVKFHDNPSKPFQQSFMITAQGDKWKIVSDCFRLQDGIL, from the exons ATGGCTTCTGCAAAAATTGATAAC GAAATGCGTACCAAAATCGATACAGTATGTACCACAGCGGAAGCGTTCGTAAAGCTATACTACGACCATGTGGATAAGAAGCGGCAG CACATGGCACCCCTGTACATGGACACCGGGCTGCTCGTGTGGAATGGGAACGGTGCGAAGGGAAAGGACGAAATACAGAAATATTTCCACGAGCTACCCCGCTCTGAGCACACGATCACGACGATCGATGCACAGCCCATCGTAGACGATGCCGTATCGGCGCAGATAACCTTCGTGATGCAGGTTTCCGGCTCGGTAAAGTTCCACGATAACCCGTCGAAACCATTCCAGCAATCGTTCATGATAACGGCCCAGGGAGACAAGTGGAAAATCGTTTCGGACTGTTTCCGCCTGCAGGACGGCATTTTGTAG
- the LOC118510912 gene encoding gastrulation defective protein 1 homolog, whose protein sequence is MNRGKITFGKINLKSSAPSTSSAESTENPSASSDGTVSGFGSFGRKDSSSKDDPVERISEELDNSKLQEVMGISGFGRKQAKQFDINEMIQKAKQNAPKAVVDEKAIIEPGGGTKGENDDDDDDDDEDDDDDDVIGPVPTPDGAANDNRRKKGDDSDDDEQDDDDDDDDEFDEDAPINKLPHSHEVEMRHGSKAVIALASDPSGVRLASGSMDYNLNFWDFSGMDKSMKSFRSLQPCENHPIRNLSYSFSGDMMLVVSGSSQAKVLDRDGFEKMECVKGDQYIADMSKTKGHIAGLTSGCWSPVRREEFLTSGMDSTLRTWVFAKTKEQRAVIKTRAQGGLKTIPNSCAYNRDGTLIAAGCSDGSLQTWDTRKMFVHTTHCIRDAHSKGSDVSSVLFSYSGFQLASRSMDETLKLWDMRAFKKPLHVFDGLFTRYDTTDCCFSPDDTMILTGESLPKGAKQANLFVYDTKTFDVVAKLPVTDSHVIRTLWHPKLNQIFIGCGNGLIRGLYDEKRSMRGAKLCVVRTHRKKKESEIVGTTQIITPHALPMFRQEKTRSVRKKLEKDRLDPVKSKRPDLPITSGQGGRVASSGGTLSSYVIRNLGLSKRVEDDQDPREAILKYAKEAAENPYWIAPAYAKTQPKPIFNSEDEPEAKKTKTEQ, encoded by the exons ATGAATCGCGGAAAAATCacatttggaaaaataaatctcaAATCTTCTGCCCCATCAACAAGCTCAGCGGAAAGCACAGAAAATCCTTCAGCGTCTTCAG ATGGCACCGTATCCGGGTTTGGATCGTTCGGGCGTAAGGACAGCTCCTCGAAGGACGATCCAGTTGAGCGTATTTCGGAAGAGCTGGATAACAGTAAGCTGCAGGAAGTGATGGGAATATCGGGCTTCGGTCGAAAGCAGGCCAAACAGTTCGACATTAATGAGATGATTCAAAAGGCCAAGCAGAACGCACCGAAAGCGGTGGTGGATGAGAAGGCTATCATTGAACCGGGTGGTGGTACGAAAGGGgaaaacgatgatgatgatgatgacgacgatgaggatgatgatgatgatgatgtgattGGTCCAGTACCAACTCCTGATGGAGCTGCGAACGATAATCGACGGAAGAAAGGTGACGATTCGGATGATGACGAGcaggacgatgacgacgacgacgacgatgagttTGATGAAGATGCACCGATAAACAAGCTACCCCACTCACACGAGGTCGAGATGCGCCATGGTAGCAAGGCGGTGATTGCACTCGCCAGTGACCCATCCGGCGTACGGCTCGCTTCCGGATCGATGGACTACAACCTCAACTTTTGGGACTTTTCCGGCATGGATAAATCGATGAAAAGCTTCCGATCGTTGCAGCCGTGCGAAAACCATCCCATCCGCAATCTGTCCTACTCGTTTTCGGGCGATATGATGCTGGTCGTGTCGGGAAGCTCTCAGGCGAAAGTGCTCGATCGTGACGGGTTCGAGAAAATGGAGTGCGTAAAGGGAGATCAGTACATTGCGGATATGTCGAAAACGAAGGGCCACATTGCGGGTCTGACCAGCGGTTGCTGGAGTCCGGTTCGGCGGGAAGAGTTCCTCACGAGCGGTATGGATTCGACGCTCCGGACATGGGTGTTTGCCAAGACAAAGGAACAGCGTGCGGTAATAAAAACCCGGGCACAGGGTGGCCTGAAGACGATTCCCAACAGCTGTGCGTACAATCGCGATGGTACACTGATTGCGGCCGGTTGTAGCGATGGTTCGCTGCAGACCTGGGACACACGCAAAATGTTCGTCCACACCACACACTGCATACGGGACGCACACAGCAAAGGTTCCGACGTATCCTCCGTGCTGTTTTCATACTCGGGCTTCCAGCTGGCCTCCCGTTCGATGGACGAAACGCTCAAGCTGTGGGATATGCGTGCGTTTAAAAAGCCGCTCCACGTGTTCGACGGATTGTTCACCCGGTACGACACAACAGACTGCTGCTTCAGCCCGGACGACACAATGATACTGACCGGGGAATCTCTCCCGAAAGGTGCCAAACAGGCCAATCTGTTCGTGTACGATACGAAAACGTTCGACGTGGTCGCAAAGCTTCCGGTTACCGATTCGCACGTCATCCGCACGCTGTGGCACCCGAAGCTGAACCAAATCTTCATCGGATGTGGAAATGGGCTTATTCGCGGACTGTACGACGAGAAGCGTAGTATGCGCGGCGCCAAGCTGTGTGTCGTTAGGACGCAtcggaagaagaaggagtcGGAAATTGTCGGTACGACGCAGATCATCACCCCACACGCGCTGCCAATGTTCCGGCAGGAAAAGACTCGCTCGGTGCGTAAGAAGCTGGAGAAGGATCGGCTTGATCCTGTGAAATCCAAGCGACCCGATCTACCGATCACCAGCGGCCAGGGTGGACGTGTGGCCAGTTCCGGTGGAACGCTCTCGTCGTACGTTATTCGAAATTTGGGCTTAAGCAAGCGGGTGGAGGATGATCAGGATCCGCGCGAAGCCATCCTGAAGTATGCGAAGGAGGCGGCCGAAAATCCTTACTGGATTGCGCCGGCCTACGCCAAAACGCAACCCAAGCCCATCTTCAACAGCGAGGACGAACCGGAAGCGAAAAAGACTAAAACGGAGCAGTAG